A part of Bacillus thuringiensis genomic DNA contains:
- a CDS encoding DUF3841 domain-containing protein produces MIVYTVQPLHIYRKMQEEGFYQGNEKYVWPHFKSPYAWMMEQMKERIPNYDGRTYPVWFWNKRPDQNRPALLSKGQKGVILTLDIPDEDILWSCFNTWHSILNNGPIAKSEEEWNQFETEGFPKDKILATWPRIFDFDWLQSLDKDWIEFDPDWVQGVTPRIEMKHIIKAKRFIAK; encoded by the coding sequence TTGATAGTATATACTGTACAACCACTTCACATTTATAGAAAAATGCAAGAAGAAGGTTTTTATCAGGGAAATGAGAAATATGTTTGGCCTCATTTCAAATCTCCATATGCATGGATGATGGAACAGATGAAAGAGAGAATACCTAATTATGATGGTCGAACTTACCCTGTATGGTTTTGGAATAAAAGGCCTGATCAAAACCGCCCAGCACTTTTATCTAAAGGTCAAAAAGGCGTCATTCTTACATTAGACATACCAGATGAAGATATTCTTTGGTCTTGTTTTAATACTTGGCACTCTATTTTAAATAATGGTCCTATAGCTAAATCGGAGGAAGAATGGAATCAATTTGAAACAGAAGGTTTTCCAAAAGATAAAATATTAGCTACCTGGCCCAGAATTTTTGACTTTGATTGGTTACAAAGCCTAGATAAGGATTGGATAGAATTTGATCCCGATTGGGTACAAGGTGTAACACCTCGTATAGAAATGAAACATATAATTAAAGCTAAACGATTCATTGCTAAATAA